The Faecalibacterium prausnitzii genome includes a window with the following:
- a CDS encoding peptidoglycan D,D-transpeptidase FtsI family protein produces MPLRTLPEQAFRRRARMVAVVFCAVCLGLAARLFYLQLRTSRWYADRALGQQLRDTVVPADRGKIYSADGVLLAANSSCWTLRASPREMPDDKLSLAAEGLADILDLDAASLLESFRDRRSNDCLLRYRVDRTTADRVRAFCEANGITGIRINQDSKRWYPQGQFLASVLGFTNVDNAGVSGLELQYDGLLTGENGVVLTAVNAWGYTLEQSYETERFPTEGDGLRLTIDTQIQHYLENALGYAVQEHHVAARAVGIVMDVNTGAVLAMSTTPSYDPNEPRVIADEAVRNQVESLSGEARRAALQLAQQTQWRNKAVSDLYEPGSVFKLITCAAALDAGAITRHSSFYCGESISVAGTRFHCANHKRHGAQTVTQALENSCNQSFIQIGARLGREAFCNYFAAFGLREPTGIDLPAEPKKSLYYTADRMGPVELASCAFGQSSKISYLEMAAAVCAVVNGGKLMRPYVVSDILAPDGSLIEHIGPACTRQVLKAETSAVMREMMEAVVLYGGGRNAQIAGYRVGGKSGTSQKLDSADEKARIASFVAVAPIDDPQFLCLVCLDEPHSWTTAGGSLSAPVCAEVLEQTLVYKGIPRAAVPDAAASEPTAADLPADGDSFDGA; encoded by the coding sequence ATGCCTCTCCGCACCCTCCCGGAGCAGGCTTTCCGCCGCCGGGCGCGGATGGTTGCCGTGGTATTCTGCGCCGTCTGCCTGGGGCTGGCGGCGCGGCTGTTTTATTTGCAGCTGCGCACCAGCCGCTGGTACGCCGACCGTGCCCTCGGCCAGCAATTGCGGGACACCGTCGTGCCCGCGGACCGGGGCAAAATCTACAGCGCCGACGGCGTTCTGCTGGCGGCGAACAGCAGCTGCTGGACGCTCCGCGCCTCGCCCCGCGAGATGCCAGACGACAAGCTCTCCCTCGCCGCCGAGGGCCTTGCAGACATCCTGGACCTCGACGCGGCCAGCCTGCTGGAATCGTTCCGCGACCGCCGCTCCAACGACTGCCTGCTCCGCTACCGGGTGGACCGCACCACCGCCGACCGGGTGCGGGCGTTCTGTGAGGCCAACGGCATCACCGGCATCCGCATCAATCAGGACTCCAAACGGTGGTATCCGCAGGGGCAGTTCCTCGCGTCGGTGCTGGGGTTCACCAATGTGGACAACGCCGGGGTCTCCGGGCTGGAGCTGCAGTACGACGGCCTGCTCACCGGTGAGAACGGCGTGGTGCTGACTGCGGTCAACGCCTGGGGCTACACGCTGGAACAGAGCTACGAGACCGAGCGTTTTCCCACCGAGGGCGACGGCCTGCGGCTGACCATCGACACCCAGATCCAGCACTATCTGGAAAACGCGCTGGGGTACGCGGTGCAGGAGCACCATGTGGCCGCGCGGGCCGTGGGCATCGTGATGGACGTGAACACCGGGGCCGTTCTGGCCATGTCCACCACCCCCTCCTACGACCCCAACGAGCCCCGCGTCATCGCAGACGAGGCTGTCCGGAACCAGGTGGAGAGCCTTTCCGGCGAGGCGCGCCGTGCCGCCCTGCAGCTGGCCCAGCAGACCCAGTGGCGGAACAAGGCCGTCAGCGATCTCTACGAGCCGGGCAGCGTCTTCAAGCTCATCACCTGCGCCGCCGCGCTGGATGCCGGGGCCATCACCCGGCATTCCAGTTTCTACTGCGGCGAGTCCATCTCGGTGGCCGGGACGCGGTTCCACTGCGCCAACCACAAGCGCCACGGGGCCCAGACCGTGACCCAGGCGCTCGAAAACTCCTGCAACCAGAGCTTCATCCAGATCGGTGCCCGGCTGGGCAGGGAGGCTTTCTGCAACTACTTCGCCGCCTTCGGCCTCCGGGAGCCCACCGGCATCGACCTGCCCGCAGAGCCAAAGAAGAGCCTGTACTACACCGCCGACCGGATGGGCCCGGTGGAGCTGGCCTCCTGTGCCTTCGGGCAGAGCAGCAAGATCTCCTACCTCGAAATGGCAGCGGCCGTCTGCGCCGTAGTCAACGGCGGGAAGCTGATGCGGCCCTACGTGGTCTCCGACATCCTCGCGCCGGATGGGAGCCTCATTGAGCACATCGGCCCCGCCTGCACCCGGCAGGTGCTCAAAGCCGAGACCAGCGCCGTCATGCGGGAGATGATGGAGGCCGTCGTTCTCTACGGCGGCGGACGGAACGCACAGATCGCGGGCTACCGGGTGGGCGGCAAGAGCGGCACCAGCCAGAAGCTGGACAGCGCCGACGAAAAAGCCCGCATCGCCAGCTTTGTGGCCGTGGCCCCCATCGACGACCCGCAGTTCCTCTGCCTCGTCTGCCTTGATGAACCCCACAGCTGGACCACCGCCGGCGGCAGCCTCTCGGCCCCCGTCTGCGCCGAGGTGCTGGAACAGACTCTCGTTTACAAGGGCATCCCCCGCGCCGCCGTACCGGATGCAGCTGCCTCCGAGCCCACCGCCGCCGACCTCCCCGCCGACGGCGACAGCTTCGATGGTGCCTAA
- the gnpA gene encoding 1,3-beta-galactosyl-N-acetylhexosamine phosphorylase produces MEDKCKTGRVTIPTDLDVVPETLEILKKWGADAIRDCDGTDFPQELKNADAKIYSTYYTTRKDNAWAKANPDEVQQCYIMTGFYTAPGDTVTIPLMKGISPELMKVNDHDDITRWWEVMDRSTGQPVPPEQWSYADGSVTVQAVPFHEYTVSFLAYLIWDPVHMYNATTNGWTNFEHQITFDVRQPKTHKYSMERLRKFIAEHPYVNVIRYTTFFHQFTLIFDELKREKFVDWYGYSASVSPYILNQFEQEVGYKFRPEYIIDQGYYNNQYRVPSREYRDFQAFQRREVAKLAKEMVDITHACGCEAMMFLGDHWIGTEPFMPEFKTIGLDAVVGSVGNGSTLRLISDIEGVKYTEGRFLPYFFPDTFHEGGDPVREAKENWVTARRAILRKPIDRIGYGGYLKLALQFPEFVDYVESVCNEFRELYENIKGTTPYCVKRVAVLNCWGKMRAWGCHMVHHALYYKQNYSYSGVIEMLSGAPFDVKFISFEDIKNDPKLLETVDVIINVGDADTAHTGGIWWEDPEISAAIRRFVWNGGGFIGVGEPSGHPYQGHILQLASVLGVEEENGFTLNYDKYNWEEHPNHFILQDADQTIDFGEGKKNIYALEGTEVLVQRNKEVQMAAHDFGKGRAVYISGVPYSFANSRTLYRAILWSAHSEEELHTWFSSNYNVEVHAYVKNGKYCVVNNTYEPQDTTVYTTDGNSFDLHLDANEIRWYEI; encoded by the coding sequence ATGGAAGATAAGTGCAAGACCGGGCGCGTTACCATTCCGACTGACCTGGATGTGGTGCCCGAAACGCTGGAGATTCTGAAAAAGTGGGGCGCGGATGCCATCCGTGACTGCGATGGTACGGATTTCCCGCAGGAACTGAAAAACGCCGATGCAAAGATCTATTCCACCTATTATACCACGCGCAAGGATAACGCATGGGCCAAAGCAAACCCGGACGAGGTGCAGCAGTGCTACATCATGACCGGCTTTTACACCGCCCCCGGCGACACCGTGACCATCCCTCTGATGAAAGGCATCAGCCCGGAGCTGATGAAAGTGAACGATCACGATGACATCACCCGCTGGTGGGAGGTCATGGATCGCTCCACGGGTCAGCCTGTGCCGCCAGAACAATGGAGCTATGCGGATGGCAGCGTGACCGTGCAGGCGGTGCCGTTCCATGAGTATACCGTGAGCTTCCTTGCCTATCTCATCTGGGACCCGGTGCATATGTACAATGCCACCACCAACGGCTGGACGAATTTCGAGCATCAGATCACGTTTGATGTGCGCCAGCCGAAAACCCACAAATATTCCATGGAGCGTCTGCGGAAATTCATTGCAGAGCATCCGTATGTGAACGTCATCCGCTATACCACGTTCTTCCATCAGTTCACCCTGATCTTCGATGAACTCAAGCGGGAAAAATTCGTGGACTGGTATGGCTATTCTGCTTCCGTCAGCCCCTATATCCTCAATCAGTTTGAGCAGGAAGTGGGTTACAAGTTCCGCCCGGAGTATATCATCGACCAGGGCTACTACAACAACCAGTATCGCGTACCCAGCAGGGAATACCGTGATTTTCAGGCGTTCCAGCGGCGGGAAGTCGCAAAGCTGGCCAAAGAGATGGTGGACATCACCCACGCGTGCGGGTGCGAGGCCATGATGTTCCTGGGCGATCACTGGATCGGCACCGAGCCTTTCATGCCGGAGTTCAAGACCATCGGGCTGGATGCCGTGGTGGGCAGCGTGGGCAACGGCTCCACGCTGCGCCTGATCTCTGACATTGAGGGCGTGAAGTACACCGAGGGCCGTTTCCTGCCGTACTTCTTCCCCGACACCTTCCACGAGGGCGGCGACCCGGTGCGGGAAGCCAAGGAGAACTGGGTCACAGCCCGCCGCGCTATCCTGCGCAAGCCCATCGACCGCATCGGCTATGGCGGCTATCTGAAGCTGGCATTGCAGTTCCCGGAGTTCGTGGACTACGTGGAGAGCGTCTGCAACGAGTTCCGCGAACTGTATGAGAATATCAAGGGCACTACGCCTTACTGTGTCAAACGGGTGGCTGTGCTGAACTGCTGGGGTAAAATGCGGGCATGGGGCTGTCACATGGTGCATCATGCCCTCTACTACAAGCAGAATTACAGCTATTCGGGCGTGATCGAAATGCTGTCCGGCGCACCGTTTGATGTGAAATTTATCAGCTTTGAGGATATCAAGAATGATCCGAAGCTGCTGGAAACGGTGGATGTCATCATCAATGTAGGCGATGCCGACACCGCCCACACTGGCGGTATCTGGTGGGAAGACCCGGAGATCTCCGCCGCCATTCGCCGGTTCGTCTGGAACGGCGGCGGCTTCATTGGCGTTGGAGAACCGTCCGGTCACCCGTATCAGGGCCACATTCTCCAGCTTGCCAGCGTGCTGGGCGTAGAGGAAGAAAACGGCTTCACCCTCAACTACGACAAGTACAACTGGGAAGAGCATCCGAATCATTTCATCTTGCAGGATGCTGACCAGACCATCGACTTCGGTGAGGGAAAGAAGAACATTTATGCCCTGGAAGGCACGGAAGTGCTGGTGCAGCGGAATAAGGAAGTGCAGATGGCGGCGCATGATTTCGGCAAGGGTCGTGCCGTGTACATCAGCGGTGTGCCTTACAGTTTTGCCAACAGCCGCACCCTTTACCGCGCTATCCTGTGGAGTGCCCACAGCGAGGAGGAACTGCATACATGGTTCAGCTCCAACTACAACGTGGAGGTGCACGCCTACGTCAAAAACGGCAAGTACTGCGTGGTGAACAACACGTACGAGCCGCAGGATACCACAGTTTATACGACGGATGGCAACAGCTTTGACCTGCATCTGGATGCCAATGAAATCAGATGGTATGAAATTTAA
- a CDS encoding carbohydrate ABC transporter permease, producing MKSDKSRKRFVFLCVAPATILFFIFMILPTLNVFRMSLYERGAYSPNETFVGLKNFQHLLKDTQFIRSMQNMILLVVVVTIITFAFALVFAAILTREKIKGQNFFRIIFYIPNILSVVVISGIFSAIYKPENGMLNSIIGLFRDMTDPILWKGEKLVIPSIIIAMVWQAVGYYMVMYMASMSSVPASLYESANLDGAGRLTQFFQITIPLVWTNIRTTLTFFIISTINMAFLFVKAMTSGGPNGASDVALNYMYSQKDAGLYGYSMAIGVVIFLFSFALSACVNRATSREPLEF from the coding sequence ATGAAATCTGACAAAAGCCGCAAACGGTTCGTGTTCCTCTGTGTGGCACCGGCCACCATCCTGTTTTTTATTTTTATGATCTTGCCGACCCTCAATGTGTTCCGCATGAGCCTGTATGAGCGTGGAGCCTACTCGCCAAACGAAACCTTTGTCGGGCTGAAAAACTTTCAGCATCTGCTGAAGGACACCCAGTTCATCCGCTCCATGCAGAACATGATCCTGCTGGTGGTGGTCGTTACCATCATCACCTTTGCGTTTGCGCTGGTGTTTGCAGCCATCCTGACCCGCGAAAAAATCAAGGGCCAGAACTTTTTCCGCATCATTTTCTACATCCCCAACATCCTGTCTGTGGTCGTCATCTCCGGTATCTTCTCTGCCATCTATAAGCCGGAAAACGGCATGCTGAACAGCATCATCGGGCTGTTCCGGGATATGACTGACCCTATCCTCTGGAAAGGCGAAAAGCTGGTCATTCCGTCCATCATCATTGCAATGGTCTGGCAGGCTGTGGGCTACTATATGGTGATGTATATGGCTTCCATGTCCTCGGTGCCTGCCAGCTTGTACGAGAGTGCCAATCTGGACGGAGCGGGCCGTCTGACCCAGTTCTTCCAGATCACGATTCCGCTGGTCTGGACGAACATCCGTACCACCCTGACCTTCTTTATCATTTCCACCATCAATATGGCGTTCCTGTTCGTCAAGGCGATGACCAGCGGCGGGCCGAACGGTGCCTCGGATGTGGCTCTGAACTATATGTACAGCCAGAAAGATGCAGGTCTGTACGGTTACAGCATGGCAATCGGTGTGGTTATCTTCCTGTTCTCGTTCGCCTTGTCTGCCTGTGTCAATCGTGCTACCAGCCGTGAACCGCTGGAATTTTAA
- a CDS encoding carbohydrate ABC transporter permease gives MKKTEEKSSRSAEGLYKFFIYFVLILLAVTIIVPVAWVFMASIKQNSEFYGNPWALPAGFYWQNFVNAWNGAKMGEYMLNSVLVTALALVLLLVIALPAAYCLSRFRFKGCKLLNTLFMAGLFINVNYIVVPIFLMLRDGDVWLKNHIGSGFLLNNLFVLAVVYAATALPFTIYLLSGYFATLPHDFEEAAYIDGASYFSTMTRIIFPMAKPSIITIILFNFLSFWNEYIISMTLMSSTNAPRTLPVGLLNLMQAQQSAAQYGTMYAGLVLVMLPTLILYICVQKQLTQGMTVGGLKG, from the coding sequence ATGAAGAAAACGGAAGAAAAATCCTCCCGTTCGGCGGAGGGGCTGTACAAATTTTTTATCTATTTTGTGCTGATCCTGCTGGCTGTGACGATCATTGTGCCGGTGGCATGGGTGTTTATGGCATCCATCAAGCAGAACTCGGAGTTCTACGGAAATCCGTGGGCACTGCCTGCCGGATTCTACTGGCAGAACTTCGTCAATGCGTGGAATGGAGCCAAAATGGGCGAATATATGCTCAACTCCGTTCTGGTCACAGCACTGGCTCTGGTGCTGCTGCTGGTGATTGCGCTGCCGGCAGCTTACTGCCTGTCCCGTTTCCGGTTCAAGGGGTGCAAGCTGTTGAACACGCTGTTTATGGCAGGTCTGTTCATCAATGTCAACTATATCGTAGTTCCCATCTTCCTGATGCTGCGTGATGGTGATGTGTGGCTGAAAAACCATATCGGCAGCGGCTTTTTGCTGAACAACCTGTTCGTTCTGGCGGTCGTGTATGCAGCTACGGCGCTGCCCTTTACCATCTATCTGCTGTCGGGCTATTTTGCCACTTTGCCCCACGACTTTGAAGAAGCAGCCTACATCGACGGTGCCAGCTATTTCTCTACAATGACCCGTATCATTTTCCCAATGGCGAAGCCGTCTATCATCACCATTATTCTGTTCAACTTCCTGTCTTTCTGGAATGAGTACATCATCTCCATGACCCTGATGAGTTCCACCAACGCACCCCGTACTTTGCCGGTGGGTCTGCTGAATCTGATGCAGGCTCAGCAGAGTGCTGCGCAGTACGGCACCATGTACGCAGGTCTTGTGCTGGTGATGCTGCCCACTCTGATTTTGTACATCTGTGTGCAGAAGCAGCTGACGCAGGGCATGACGGTGGGCGGCTTGAAAGGATAA
- a CDS encoding patatin family protein — protein sequence MKTGLVLEGGAMRGMFTAGVLDVLMEHDITADGAIGVSAGAVFGCNYKSHQIGRAIRYNTQYCNDRRYASFKNLLRTGNLYSEQFCYHDVPEKLDPFDETTFAASPMDFFVVCTDVKTGEPIYHKCRTGDAEDVRWMEASASMPLAARIVQIGHYGLLDGGVADSIPIRFFESIGYKRNLIILTQPKGFVKKKNPLLPAIRARYLRYPAFVEAVADRHERYNETLSYISMLEQAGADYVIRPPIPLEIGAMERDPDQLRRVYETGRAVAQIQIDKIKAFLDAAKAEPEA from the coding sequence ATGAAAACAGGATTGGTCTTGGAAGGCGGCGCGATGCGGGGTATGTTCACCGCAGGCGTTCTGGATGTGCTGATGGAACATGACATCACGGCAGACGGTGCCATCGGCGTGTCGGCCGGTGCCGTGTTCGGCTGCAATTACAAGTCGCATCAGATCGGCCGCGCCATCCGCTACAACACCCAGTACTGCAACGACCGGCGCTATGCCAGCTTCAAGAATCTGCTGCGCACCGGCAATCTGTACAGCGAACAGTTCTGCTATCACGATGTCCCCGAAAAGCTGGACCCGTTTGACGAAACGACCTTTGCGGCCTCGCCCATGGATTTTTTCGTCGTCTGCACGGACGTGAAGACCGGCGAACCCATTTACCACAAATGCCGCACGGGTGACGCCGAGGATGTCCGCTGGATGGAGGCATCGGCTTCCATGCCGCTGGCCGCCAGGATCGTCCAGATCGGCCACTACGGCCTGCTGGACGGCGGCGTCGCCGACTCCATCCCCATCCGCTTTTTTGAGTCCATCGGCTACAAGCGCAATCTCATCATCCTGACCCAGCCCAAGGGCTTCGTCAAGAAGAAGAACCCCCTGCTGCCCGCCATCCGGGCGCGGTATCTGCGCTATCCGGCCTTTGTGGAGGCCGTGGCCGACCGCCACGAGCGCTACAACGAGACGCTGAGCTACATTTCCATGCTGGAACAGGCCGGTGCCGATTACGTCATCCGCCCGCCCATCCCGCTGGAGATCGGCGCCATGGAGCGTGACCCCGATCAGCTCCGCCGCGTCTACGAGACCGGCCGCGCCGTGGCACAGATCCAGATCGACAAGATCAAAGCCTTCCTCGACGCCGCCAAGGCGGAACCGGAAGCCTGA
- a CDS encoding DUF6903 family protein, which produces MKTFWKTHPALRIVLMIVLFVLSVALVVAGWKMTGQLAGLGIMLVGVALLLAVLAIYNATYQD; this is translated from the coding sequence ATGAAAACATTCTGGAAAACGCATCCTGCCCTGCGCATCGTGCTGATGATCGTGCTGTTTGTGCTGTCCGTTGCATTGGTGGTGGCAGGCTGGAAAATGACTGGACAGCTGGCAGGGCTTGGCATCATGCTTGTGGGCGTGGCACTGCTGCTGGCGGTACTGGCCATTTACAACGCAACCTATCAGGATTGA
- a CDS encoding xanthine phosphoribosyltransferase, with amino-acid sequence MKLLEDRIRKDGIVREGNVLKVDSFINHQMDIPLFREMAKEWKRLFAGKPINKVLTIEASGIGIAAVVASEFNVPVVFAKKSMSINLDYNNYETRIQSFTHKKIYNVIVSKKFLTPEDHVLIIDDFLANGCALMGLLELANEAGATVEGIGIAVEKGFQQGGELIRSKGIQLESLAIVESMDAATGEIRFREQPQQN; translated from the coding sequence ATGAAACTGCTGGAAGATCGGATTCGCAAGGACGGCATCGTGCGCGAGGGCAACGTGCTGAAGGTGGACAGCTTCATCAACCACCAGATGGACATCCCGCTGTTCCGCGAGATGGCAAAAGAGTGGAAGCGCCTGTTTGCAGGCAAGCCCATCAACAAAGTGCTGACCATTGAAGCCAGCGGCATCGGCATTGCAGCAGTGGTTGCCAGCGAGTTCAATGTGCCGGTGGTCTTTGCCAAAAAGTCCATGAGCATCAATCTGGACTACAACAATTACGAGACCCGGATCCAGTCCTTCACCCACAAAAAGATCTATAACGTCATCGTCTCCAAAAAGTTCCTCACCCCGGAAGACCATGTCCTCATCATCGACGATTTCCTGGCCAACGGCTGCGCCCTGATGGGCCTGCTGGAACTGGCCAATGAGGCCGGGGCCACCGTCGAGGGCATTGGCATCGCCGTCGAGAAGGGCTTCCAGCAGGGCGGCGAGCTGATCCGCAGCAAGGGCATCCAGCTGGAGAGCCTCGCCATCGTCGAGTCCATGGATGCGGCCACCGGTGAGATCCGGTTCCGCGAGCAGCCGCAGCAAAATTAA